The DNA window ACCATTTATTTCAACCCCTTTTTTTTATTTTAGAGCTTAAATCAAATTATTTTTGTATTTTTAAGGTCCTTTTAGAAGTTTAAATCCTAAATTGTGGAAATGAAATGCTAGCACTAACCTTCTTCGAGATCTTATCTGACTAGCCATACCATGACTGCAAAGGGATTAATGTTAATATTGTCGGGCAGTTAAATCATTAAAACAGATTTAAAATCAATCTATTTAGCCAACAAAAAATTTACTATTTTTAATGATCCATGATTTTCGTAATACTGAATAGAACTGTCAATCAATATTTTTTTTATATAAATTCAATTTTTTCTTCTAATTATGAAGTAACCATATATCGATACAAAACAAAGAATCGCATATATCAGAAATGGTATTTTGCTGGTTTGAATGAAAATAATTTGGTTGGACTGAGTAAGTGATGCTGTTCCTATGAATATGGCGAGTACGGCTGTGGTTACTCCCATACCCATCATTTGTCCCAAAACCCTCATGGTGTTCAATGTTGCACTTGAAACTCCGTAAAATCTTTTTTCTACGTACTTCAATGAAATTTCAGTGCTTGATGCTGCTGAAAACCCATAACCCAATCCTATTATTGATAATGCCACCATTATGTATATTAAACTGGTGGTTTCTGTGAGGAATAAAAACAAAGCCAATCCAATACCTGTTAGGGCCATTCCAACAGCTGCAATATATCTGGGCAGTGTGAAATCAAGAAGTTTCGCAACTAGCAGCGATGCAATTGCAATGAATACCGATTGTACACACAACAGTAATCCTGTTTGAGTAGGGTTCAACATTCTGATGTCTTGAAGATAAAGGCTCAGGAGGAAAATTGTGAATATACCAGGGCCATAATTTACAAGGGATGTGAGATTGTTAATGATATAAACCCTGTCAAATAATAGCTTAGGATGAATTAAAGGATTTATAACCTTTTTTTGAAGCCATATAAACATTATTACACCCATAAATCCTATTATTAAGCATAATATGCCTAAGATGTTTGTAATTACTGAAAAGCCATACATAACAAGTATAAGTGAAATTGCCAGTACAGATGTGCTCTTAATGTCAAATATTTCCCCATCTTCTCCAAACCATTCACCCTTCAATTTGTAGATAAATAACATGGCAAAAACAGTTATTGGGATGGTGAAAAAGAATATACTTCTCCAACCCAAATACTCAGTTAAAAATCCACCTAATATTGGCCCTACTGAAAGTCCAACGTAAGCAGAAGCAACACTGATTGATAAAGGCTTGCCTGCTTCTCCTTCAGAGTGTACAGATGCCAGTAGGGAATATACATTTCCATAGATCATGGCACTGCCTATGGCTTGGAAAATTCGAGATATCAACAACATATTTCCTGAAACTGATAGAGCAGAGGTTATGCTGGCTAAAACAAAAATTATTAATCCATAACTTATGATACGTTTTTTACCGTAGATGTCCGCTATTTTCCCAAAGGGTATTAAAAAAATTGCTGAAAAAAGAAGGTAAGACGTGGGAATCCATGTTAAATATACAGAATTAAGCGAAAATGTTGTGGCAATCTCAGGCAGAGCAATGTTAATTGCCGAACTTACGTATGCAACTAAAAAACTGATCAAAACACTTAGTGCAAGGGCATACCTCTCAATGGATCTATTAGAGCTCACCATATAACCTTTGTAACTATTACTGTATCATATGTATTTTCAGTCCAAATTAAACTTATAAATCCAGTTATGTTCTTATTAATGGCATTTTTAAGACGATAACCTGCTTCATTAATAAATTACCTTAGATACTTTTAAACCGAGGTTTTTATCTATTTTTCTATTTCCTGTTTCAGGTAGTTTAAACCTGATTCAGTTGATTTTTTTAGGGTTTTTTGCATACTTCCAGATAATATACGGACTATCAAACCATCCCATGATTCTTCAGAACTGATAAGTGTTTGACTGTCAATAGGTTTTAGTTTCCAAACATGAACCGCATGAATACCCATTGTTTTTCCAGTCCAAACAAGGAGTTTAGGTTTTTCTATTTCCTGTAATTTAGAGCTTATGGTACCGGGTCCTGCTTTCCATTTGAATTGTGATCCTACAGCGAATTTTTGGTCCATTACAACATTTTTAACATCAGGATTCCAATTTGGCCAATTTTTGACATCGATCAATACATTCCACACCAATTCAGGATCTGCGTTGATCTTGACCTCGGCACATGCACTTGCTGGGGCATTTTCGTTGATCTTGATCTTATCCCCCCACTAACTCACATATAATTATTAATTTGTGGATTTATCTATTTGAAATTTATCTATCACCCTCTCTGACACATTATCTAAAATCAATCTCAGTTGTATATTCCACTAATATTTTCACCTATCTTATTCTAAGATTCAATGACAATATCCAACTTCAATTTAGTATATAAACTTCGTAATATCATTTTAAGATAAACAACAGCTGGACCAATTATCAATTTTAACCTGTTACATAGTCCATATACAAATATTTGATGTACTATCAACGAATTATATTATTTAACCTTGAAATTTATGGATTTGGTATTTTCAAAATAATACTTTCCATCTAAATGAAAAGATGCATAAAAAAAAATAATATATTTATTTGTGGGGAAAAGGGGAGGGGAATTTCATACATATCCCCATTAAGCAGATTATGGCTATTTAATAATGTAATGTATGAATTCTCTAACAATCTACATAAATGAGGATGTTATATTGGAGGGTTTAAATGAAAAAAATTTATGCACCCAACAACATAGTATAATCTGGTGAAGATCATGGCAGAAACAGAAACTGTGAAATGTGGAAGATGTGATGAATGGTTCGAACTCGAAAGGGAAAAAATTGCCAAGATAAAAAAGGAAGGAAAAGTTAAGGAATATATTTGTCCAGACTGCGATGAAGAAATAAAGGCAAATGAGTGAAAATAGTGTGAGAAATAAGACTCAATTTTTTTCTTTTTTTTTATTTTTATAATTTAGTTAATCTAAAAATGACTGGAGTAACCATGCTTCATGTCAATCCAAATTACTCTGTATTCTCTTAATTTTGAAGTTCAGAACATAAAATTTATAATACCATGAAAAATATAAAATGATCATGGAATAGTGTATTTAGAGTTAAATTACTCTTATCAAGTTTAATATTAGGTTAAGTTCCTGAAGAATGTTATAAAATCAGTGTTTTTTCATGATATTTATAAATAATTCCTAAAAAATTGGAGGTTTAGTTTATGAAAGCTGTTGGAATAAACGGATACGGTACCATAGGTAAAAGAGTAGCAGATGCAGTTTCTGCACAGGATGATATGAAAATTGTTGGTGTTACAAAAAGAACTCCGAATTTTGAAGCTAAACGGGCCGTTGAACTAGGTTACGATATTTATATGAGTGCCCCAGATAGGGAAAATTTGTTTGAAGAGGCAGACATTCCTGTTAAAGGCACAATTAATGACCTTTATGATAAAGTAGATGTGATAGTAGACTGCACACCCGGCGGAGTGGGTGCTAAAAACATGGCAGACTATGAAAAGGCTGGAGTCAAAGGAATATTTCAGGGCGGTGAAAAACACGACCAGATAGGAAGATCCTTCAACTCATTTTCAAACTTCAAAGAATCTGTTGGTGCGGACTTTACAAGGGTGGTCTCTTGTAACACAACTGGTTTGTGTAGAACATTAAACCCAATTAAAGAACTTGCAGGCATAAATAAGGTCAGAGCAGTCATGGTAAGGCGTGGTGCAGATCCTGGACAGGTAAACAAGGGTCCAATCAATTCAATAGTACCTAACCCGCCAACTGTGCCTTCTCACCATGGTCCAGATGTACAAACTGTTATGAAAGGACTAAAAATAACCACAATGGCAATTTTGGTTCCAACAACACTCATGCATCAGCACAACCTCATGGTTGAACTTGATTCCAGTGTCAGTGTGGATGATGTTCTAGATGTTCTTGAAAAAACTCCTAGGGTAATTCCTGTTGAAGCTTCCAGTGGTTTAGGTTCCACTGCGGAGATCATGGAGTTTGCAAAGGATCTTGGAAGGCCTAGAGGAGATCTGTTTGAAATAGCTGTCTGGAAGGAATCCCTCAACATCGTGGACAACGAACTATTTTACATGCAGGCAATACATCAAGAATCGGATGTGGTTCCTGAAAATGTTGATGCAATA is part of the Methanobacterium lacus genome and encodes:
- a CDS encoding MFS transporter, encoding MVSSNRSIERYALALSVLISFLVAYVSSAINIALPEIATTFSLNSVYLTWIPTSYLLFSAIFLIPFGKIADIYGKKRIISYGLIIFVLASITSALSVSGNMLLISRIFQAIGSAMIYGNVYSLLASVHSEGEAGKPLSISVASAYVGLSVGPILGGFLTEYLGWRSIFFFTIPITVFAMLFIYKLKGEWFGEDGEIFDIKSTSVLAISLILVMYGFSVITNILGILCLIIGFMGVIMFIWLQKKVINPLIHPKLLFDRVYIINNLTSLVNYGPGIFTIFLLSLYLQDIRMLNPTQTGLLLCVQSVFIAIASLLVAKLLDFTLPRYIAAVGMALTGIGLALFLFLTETTSLIYIMVALSIIGLGYGFSAASSTEISLKYVEKRFYGVSSATLNTMRVLGQMMGMGVTTAVLAIFIGTASLTQSNQIIFIQTSKIPFLIYAILCFVSIYGYFIIRRKN
- a CDS encoding phosphorylating glyceraldehyde-3-phosphate dehydrogenase produces the protein MKAVGINGYGTIGKRVADAVSAQDDMKIVGVTKRTPNFEAKRAVELGYDIYMSAPDRENLFEEADIPVKGTINDLYDKVDVIVDCTPGGVGAKNMADYEKAGVKGIFQGGEKHDQIGRSFNSFSNFKESVGADFTRVVSCNTTGLCRTLNPIKELAGINKVRAVMVRRGADPGQVNKGPINSIVPNPPTVPSHHGPDVQTVMKGLKITTMAILVPTTLMHQHNLMVELDSSVSVDDVLDVLEKTPRVIPVEASSGLGSTAEIMEFAKDLGRPRGDLFEIAVWKESLNIVDNELFYMQAIHQESDVVPENVDAIRAMLEMETDPQKSIAKTNKNMGIIG
- a CDS encoding SRPBCC family protein gives rise to the protein MKINENAPASACAEVKINADPELVWNVLIDVKNWPNWNPDVKNVVMDQKFAVGSQFKWKAGPGTISSKLQEIEKPKLLVWTGKTMGIHAVHVWKLKPIDSQTLISSEESWDGLIVRILSGSMQKTLKKSTESGLNYLKQEIEK
- a CDS encoding DUF2197 domain-containing protein — its product is MAETETVKCGRCDEWFELEREKIAKIKKEGKVKEYICPDCDEEIKANE